GCAGGTAGTGCATCCCACGGAAGTGAAGAGCTCGAACCCTTTCTTTTCCTGCTCCGTTAGCGCCTTGTCATCGCCGCGCAGATAATCGTCAAAGCGGGAATCCGGCGTGATCAGCGTCTTTTCAAATTCCGCAATTGCATCGGCAATGTTTTCCTTCGTCACCTTGCCGCCGTAAATTTTCTTGAACGGCTCCGTATAATCCTTGTTCGCCTTAACCTTCTCCACCACATTGGGCCATTTCTCACCCATCTCAACGGGGTTTTCAACCGGCCCCAGGGCTTGTGCCTTCAGGTCTTTCGCACGCCCATCCCAGAACTGCACAAAATTATGCGCGGAGTTGTAAACGGTGGGGGAATTCACCCCGCCCTTCTGCCCTTTCACCCCGGGGGAAACCGGTAACCGGTCCACGCCGCCCTTTTCCAATGCGTGACAGGATGCGCAGGAGATACTGTTATCCACGGAAAACAGCTTGTCATGGTACAGCTTGTCGCCAAGTGCGGCCTTGGCTTCATTCACCTTGACGGTTTGCGGCAATGGCTTGTAACCCTTTTTGGCGTCATCCGCCGCCCATGCGGCATGTGCCATAACAATCGCGGCCATCACAGCCGCCACAGAACCCTTGCGTGCAATACCCATCTATTCCCCCCAGAACAATAACGCCAGATTAGCAAACTTCCGCCTCTTGCCAAGCGGTTAGAAAATCCCTGTACACCTTTTTTGTTTCGCCCTGGCTGGTCAGCCACTCCCGCACCTGGTCCACCGCCTGATCATGCAGCTTAGCGCTGGTGCGGCCCGTATGCAGTGCATGGCGCAAATACACCAGGTAGGTATTCAGCACATCTGTTTCGCAATAATCGCGGATGGCTTCCATCTCCCCCCGGTCATACATGGGCATCACATCGCTGCCGTCGGGACCGAATTTTCCCGGCAGGCCCAGAATGGAACACACCTCATTCAACCGGATACGGGCCGAAGCGCCGTAATCCGAAAGCACCTCCAGCAGGTCGCAATGCCAGTCGGCGCTGTAGCGGCTTTGGTAATTGTTCCACTTATCGCCACTTTGATACAGCCACGAGGCCTGCACGCCATATTTCATGGCGCGGTATTTCAGCACGGGTATGTCAAAGGTGCGGCCATTAAAGGTTACCAGGCGCGGACGCATTCTTCCGGCATAGGCGAAAAACCCCTTGATCAGCTGCTCCTCGCTGGAATCCGCCTCCCCGCCACAGCGCACCTCTTCCAGCGTGTAGCATTCCCCATCGCTGCCGTAATCGATATGCGCCTTCACCATGCCGATGGCCACCACCTTGTGAAAAGGCTGGCGCAAAAAAGCATTCTTTCCGTCCGTCGCTTTCAGGTGATAATCCTCCAGCGCCCTGCGCTGTTCGGAAAGATCGGCTGACTCCAGCCCTATCAAACCTTTTGCCGCCTCGGCATCCGGTATGGTTTCAATATCCAGCACCAGCAAATGTTCCACGAACGTCCCCCCTGCAATTACAAGGGCAACCTAACGAAGCCCGGCCTGTGTGGCAAGTCAGGCAGCGGCGGTGATACCGTCAACGCCATGGGGAAGAACAGGCGCATAGGCCTTATCTGCGGCGGCATGATTCTCCAGCGCCGTTTCATGATGATAATGGTACGTAAACTGCTTCCCGTCGTAACGCACACCCACCAGGTTATCATTGTGGTAATGCAGGCAGGTTTTATCGGTAAACCCTTCCTTCAGCAGGCTGATGGCATCGGCAATATCATGGCTCGTCGGGGTTTCCTGCACATGTTCGGCGCCGACCAGCAGCTGCAAACTGCCGCTTTCCACCGGCGCGATAAAGAAAATACTGTGATGGGGCGCCAGAATATAGGTGGCCACTATTTTTTTACCGCCCCGGCGGTGAGCCAGCCGCACCAGCACGGTTTCCGCATGCGGGTTGGAAATTTTCCACAAATGGTCCCATTCACCCATGCAGCGGTAGCGGCGGTCATGCGCCGCCAAGCCTAACGCCTTGACATTAATTACGCGTTTCGTTTTTTCCTGAACATATTCGCCGGGCATATTCCCTCCGTTTTCTCTTATGAAGGGATATAAGCAATGAACGTGCCAAGATTGGATCGGATGTGAAATTAGTTGCAAATGGCTAGCGTGCGGCCTTCTGCAAAAGCCCGGCCAGATAGGCATCTATCAGCGAAACGATCATTTCCGCCACTTGGCTGGCGCCTTTCAGCCCAAGCTTGTGCCCCTGGCTCAAATGGCCAATACCATAGATGCCCGACCACAGCACCCGCGCCGCCACCCCCGCCCGCTCGGGGTCATTTCCGAGAATTGGCATCAGCACCTGCTCAAACGGCACGAAAATGGATGCCAACAGTGGCTGATAGGCTTCCGGCAGCGTCAGGCCGGGTTTCGGGCGAAACTCCATCCATGCCTGCCACAGGCCTGGATATTGTGCAATGAAACCAAGCATGGTCTGCGCCAGGGTAAACAGCGCCTCTCGTGGCGGTTTTCCGGCAATCGCCGCCGTTGCCAGCTTTTCATGTAGCAGCGAAAGCGTATGGAGCTGCACCTGCGCCAGCAAATCATCCCGATCCTGAAATAAGTGATAAAGCGTACCGACCGTGTAGCCAATTTCCTTGGCTACATTGCGCATGGAAAGCGCCTTGGCGCCTTTTTCGGTCAGCAGGCGCTGCGCAGCCTCAATGGCCATTTCGCGCAATTGTTCCGGCTGGTGATCATTACGGCGGGCCATGTAACATCCCTAAATAAACACCGTTATATAATCATGCCGCACGCTTCTGTCCAGTCACTTGCGCAGCAACGCGAAGGCAGTTAACAGCCACCCCGCCATGCCGAGCAGGCCCAGAAATGGAATCAGCGGACCAAACGAGAATAAGAAAAACAGACGAACATAAATGCTGGAGGCAAACAGCACTCCGGCGCCGCCAATCAGCCAGCCGCCTGCAAGCGCCAGCCTTCTGCTTCGGAAAGCATTTACATGAAAGCCCACCTGTAAGGCCGCCAGCACATGGACGGCATGCACCATCCACGCTATCAAGAAACTAAGCCATGCCGCCGGCTTCATCACCGACATGCCATGCGCGCCGAACGCCCCGGCAAGCATCCAGAAAAACCCCATGAACAGCGCAAAAAGAATTAAGTTCCGTTGGCTTTTATCCATGATGCTCTCCCCTTCATTCCTCTAGGGGCTAAGCCATTTGCGGCGACAGGTCAACCAGTGATCACGCGGCGGCGGCGCTCCGGAACCGGCAGTTCCTTGTCGTTCACGCTGAAATAGTGCCGCACTTCAGGGGCGACGTATAACAATCCCTCCACCATATACCCCGGCAATGGACGGATAGTCGGGTGG
This bacterium DNA region includes the following protein-coding sequences:
- a CDS encoding TetR family transcriptional regulator, whose product is MARRNDHQPEQLREMAIEAAQRLLTEKGAKALSMRNVAKEIGYTVGTLYHLFQDRDDLLAQVQLHTLSLLHEKLATAAIAGKPPREALFTLAQTMLGFIAQYPGLWQAWMEFRPKPGLTLPEAYQPLLASIFVPFEQVLMPILGNDPERAGVAARVLWSGIYGIGHLSQGHKLGLKGASQVAEMIVSLIDAYLAGLLQKAAR
- a CDS encoding 3'-5' exonuclease, encoding MEHLLVLDIETIPDAEAAKGLIGLESADLSEQRRALEDYHLKATDGKNAFLRQPFHKVVAIGMVKAHIDYGSDGECYTLEEVRCGGEADSSEEQLIKGFFAYAGRMRPRLVTFNGRTFDIPVLKYRAMKYGVQASWLYQSGDKWNNYQSRYSADWHCDLLEVLSDYGASARIRLNEVCSILGLPGKFGPDGSDVMPMYDRGEMEAIRDYCETDVLNTYLVYLRHALHTGRTSAKLHDQAVDQVREWLTSQGETKKVYRDFLTAWQEAEVC
- a CDS encoding DUF423 domain-containing protein, whose protein sequence is MDKSQRNLILFALFMGFFWMLAGAFGAHGMSVMKPAAWLSFLIAWMVHAVHVLAALQVGFHVNAFRSRRLALAGGWLIGGAGVLFASSIYVRLFFLFSFGPLIPFLGLLGMAGWLLTAFALLRK
- a CDS encoding c-type cytochrome; amino-acid sequence: MGIARKGSVAAVMAAIVMAHAAWAADDAKKGYKPLPQTVKVNEAKAALGDKLYHDKLFSVDNSISCASCHALEKGGVDRLPVSPGVKGQKGGVNSPTVYNSAHNFVQFWDGRAKDLKAQALGPVENPVEMGEKWPNVVEKVKANKDYTEPFKKIYGGKVTKENIADAIAEFEKTLITPDSRFDDYLRGDDKALTEQEKKGFELFTSVGCTTCHSGNYFGGESYQQLNPDYFKARGGRLTDGDMGRFNVTKKEEDRHFFKVPMLRNVAVTPPYFHDGKAVTLDDAVRKMGKYQLGMDLKPDEVQAITAFLKTLTGKYKAVPLDKMK